The Pseudomonas aeruginosa genome includes the window GTGGATGCAGGCGTTCGGCGAAGGCTTCGTCAGCTACCGGCCGCCGGTCAACACCCGGACCACCGAGAAGCTGTTGAACAGGAAGCCCAACGGCAACCCGGAGATCACCCTGAACTGGATCACCCCGCACCAGAAATGGGGCATCCACTCCACCTACAGCGACAACCTGCTGATGCTCACCCTGTCGCGCGGCGGTCCGATCATCTGGCTCAGCGAGCACGACGCGGCCAAGGCCGGGATCGTCGATAACGACTGGGTCGAGGTGTTCAACGCCAACGGCGCGGCGACCTGCCGCGCGGTGGTCAGCCAGCGGGTCAAGGACGGCATGGTGATGATGTACCACGCCCAGGAACGCATCGTGAACGTACCCGGCAGCGAGACCACCGGCACCCGTGGCGGCCACCACAACTCGGTGACCCGCGTGGTGCTCAAGCCGACCCACATGATCGGCGGCTACGCCCAGCAGGCCTGGGGCTTCAACTACTACGGCACGGTCGGCTGCAACCGCGACGAGTTCGTCGTGGTGCGCAAGATGAGCAAGGTCGACTGGCTGGACGAACCCCGCCACGGCGGACTCGGCGGCGACGCCCTGCCGCAACCGCTGCCCCAGGACATTTGAGGAGAGACGCCATGAAAATTCGTTCGCAAGTCGGCATGGTGCTGAACCTCGACAAGTGCATTGGTTGCCACACCTGCTCGATCACCTGCAAGAACGTCTGGACCAGCCGCGAAGGCATGGAGTACGCCTGGTTCAACAACGTCGAGACCAAGCCCGGGATCGGCTACCCGAAGGAATGGGAAAACCAGGAGAAGTGGAAGGGCGGCTGGGTGCGCGCGGCAGACGGTTCGATCCGCCCGCGCATCGGCGGCAAGTTCCGCGTGCTGGCGAACATCTTCGCCAACCCGGACCTGCCCGAGATCGACGACTACTACGAACCGTTCGACTTCGACTACCAGCACCTGCATACCGCGCCCAAGGCCGAGCACCAGCCGGTGGCGCGCCCGCGCTCGCTGGTCTCCGGGCAGCGCATGGAGAAGATCGAGTGGGGCCCGAACTGGGAGGAGATCCTCGGCACCGAGTTCGCCAAGCGGCGCAAGGACAAGAACTTCGACCAGGTCCAGGCGGACATCTACGGTGAGTACGAGAACACCTTCATGATGTACCTGCCGCGCCTCTGCGAGCACTGCCTGAACCCGGCGTGCGTGGCGTCCTGCCCGAGCGGGGCGATCTACAAGCGCGAGGAGGACGGCATCGTCCTGATCGACCAGGACAAGTGCCGCGGCTGGCGGATGTGCATCTCCGGCTGCCCGTACAAGAAGATCTACTTCAACTGGAAGAGCGGCAAGTCCGAGAAGTGCATCTTCTGCTACCCGCGCATCGAGGCCGGCCAGCCCACCGTCTGCTCGGAGACCTGCGTCGGGCGCATCCGCTACCTCGGCGTGCTGCTCTACGACGCCGACCGTATCCACGAAGTGGCCAGTTGCGAGAACGAGCGCGAGCTGTACGAGAAGCAACTGGAGATCTTCCTCGATCCGTTCGACCCGGCGGTGATCGCCCAGGCGCGCAAGGATGGGGTGGCCGACAGCGTCATCGAGGCGGCGCAGAAGTCGCCGGTGTACAAGCTGGCGATGGACTGGAAGCTGGCCCTGCCGCTGCACCCGGAATACCGCACGCTGCCGATGGTCTGGTACGTGCCGCCGCTGTCGCCGATCCAGAACGCCGCCGCCGAGGGGCACATCGGCAGCGACGGGGTGATCCCGGACGTCGAGTCGCTGCGCATCCCCGTGCAGTACCTGGCCAACCTGCTCACCGCCGGCGACACCGCGCCGGTGCTGCTGGCGCTCAAGCGCCTGCTGGCGATGCGCGCCTACAAGCGCGCCGAGCACGTCGAAGGCCGCCAGGACCTGGAGGTGCTGGCCAAGGTCGGGTTGAGCGTGGAGCAGGTGGAGGAGATGTACCGCTACCTGGCCATCGCCAACTACGAGGATCGCTTCGTGATCCCCAGCGCGCACCGCGAGGAAGCGCTTTCCGATGCCTTCGCCGAGCGTTCCGGCTGTGGCTTCAGCTTCGGCAACGGCTGTTCCGGCGGCAGCAACTCCGCCGTCAACCTGTTCGGCGGCAAGCCGACCAACCGCCGCGACGTGATCCAGGTCGTGCAGATCCAGGAGTGAGCGCCATGAACGATCACAGCCAACTGTTCCGCCTGCTCGCCCTGCTACTCGACTATCCACGCGCCGAGCTGCGCGAGGAGAGCCTCGGCCTGCATGCGCTGATCCGCACCTGCGAACTGCCGGAAGCGCTGCGCGACGGCCTCGCGGCGCTGCTCAACGAGCTCTGCCAGGGCGACCTGCTGGACGTCCAGGCGCGCTACGACGGTCTCTTCGAGCGCGGCCGCTCGGTCTCGCTGCTGCTCTTCGAGCACGTCCACGGCGAGAGCCGCGACCGTGGCCAGGCGATGGTCGACCTGCTCGACCGCTATACCGGGGCCGGCCTGCAGATCGACGTACCGGAGCTGCCGGACTACCTGCCGCTGTACCTCGAATACCTGTCGCTGCTGCCGTTCGCGGCGGCCAGCGAAGGGCTCGCCGAAGTGGCGCACATCCTCGGCCTGCTGGCGCTGCGCCTGGAGGAACGCGGCAGCGCCTACGCGGCGATTTTCGAGGCGTTGCTGGAACTCGGCGGCGAGCGCCCGGACCTCGGCGCGTTGCGTCGCGACCAGGCCCAGGAACAGCGCGACGACAGCCTGGAGGCCATCGACCGGGCCTGGGAGGAAACCCCGGTGAGCTTCACCGACCCCGCCGGCGGTTGCCCGTCGAGCAGCGGCCGCCGTCCAACGGCGTCCACCGAACAACCATTGCAATGGGTCGCCCAGCCGGTACCGCAGATGCAGTACCGCGCGGCCCGCGAAGGAGTCTGAGCATGTCGACCAATCTTCTGTTCTTCGGGATCTATCCCTATGTCGCGCTGCTGATCTGCCTGGTCGGCAGCTGGGCGCGCTTCGACCTCTCGCAGTACACCTGGAAGGCCGGTTCCAGCCAGATGCTCAGCAAGAAGGGCATGCGGGTATACAGCAACCTATTCCACGTCGGCGTGCTGTTCATCCTCGCCGGCCACTTCGTCGGCCTGCTGACCCCGGCCTCGGTCTACCACCACCTGATCAGCACCGAGAACAAGCAACTGCTGGCGATGGTCTCCGGCGGCTTCTTCGGCGTGCTCTGCTTCATCGGCCTGAGCGGACTGATCCTGCGCCGCCTGACCGACGCACGGGTGCGCGCCACCGGCAACGCCTCCGACCTGATGATCCTGCTGGTGCTCTACGCCCAGCTGATCCTCGGCCTCTCCACCATCGTCGCCTCGACCCATCACATGGATGGCTCGGTGATGGTGATGCTCGCCGACTGGGCCCAGGCCATCGTCACCCTGCGTCCGCTGGCGGCGGCCGAGGCCATCGCGCCGGTGGGCCTGGTCTACAAGCTGCACGTCGGCCTGGGCCTTACCCTGTTCGTGCTGTTCCCCTTCACCCGCCTGGTTCACATCGTCAGCGCGCCGGTGTGGTACCTGGGCCGGCGCTACCAGATCGTGCGTCAGAAACGTCCTGCCTGAACCCTGGGCGGCCGGCGCATCCGGCGCCGGCCCGCCGAACCGAGGTGATCGATCATGAGTTGCTCCCACTACGAAGAACGCGTCGAGAAGGTCGAACTGCCGCAACTGAAGGTCAACGGCGTGGCCATCGGCGAAGACCTGCTGGCCCGCGAGCTGCAATACCACCCGGCGGACAGCTACGCGCTGGCGCTGGAGGCCGCCTGCCGTGCGCTGATCGTCCGCCAGTTGCTCCTGCAACGGGCCGACGCGCTGGGCATCGAGGCCCGCTGCGAAGACGGCGAGACGCCGGAGGAAGCGCGCATCCGCCAATTGCTGGAGGAAGAGGTGCAGGTCCCGGAAGCCGACGAAGACGCCTGCCGGACCTGGTACGCGGCCAATCCGGGACGCCTGCTCGGCCCCTGGCGCCTGCAATTGCGCCATGTGCTGCTGGCCTGCGCGCCGGACGACCTGGAGGGCCGCGAGACGGCGCGCAAGCAGGCTGCGGAGCTGCTCGACGAATTGCGCGGGCATCCCGAGCGCTTCGTCGACCTGGCCCGGCGTTTTTCCGCCTGCCCGTCGAAGGAGTCGGGTGGCGACCTTGGCTGGATCGAGCCGGGGCAGACCGTCCCCGAATTCGAGAAGCGCCTGCTGCGCCGCGCGCCCGGGCTGCTCGAGCATCCGCTGGAAAGCCGCTATGGCCTGCATGTGGTGGAACTGCTGGCGCGCGAAGGCGGCGAGCCGCTCGACTTCGACGCGGCCCGCGCGCAAATCGCCGCGCACCTGCAAGCGCAGGTGTTGCAGCGAGCGGTGGGACAGTACATCGGCGTGCTGGCGGGAGACGCCTGTATCGAGGGCTTCGCCTTCGAGGGTGCGGATGGGGCGCTGGTGCAATAGCCTTCGGTGCCGATGTTTCCCTCTCCCTCCCGCACATCAATCGGAGTACCCAGGACATGACCGACTGGATCGATGGCCAAGGCCGACAGATCGACTACCTGCGCCTGTCGGTCACCGACCGTTGCGACTTCCGCTGTGTCTACTGCATGGCCGAGGACATGCGCTTCCTGCCGCGCCAGCAGGTGCTGACCCTGGAGGAGATCGAGCGGGTCGCCCGGCTGTTCGTCGCCGGCGGTGTGCGCAAGCTGCGCCTGACCGGCGGCGAGCCGCTGGTGCGGCCCGGCATCGTCGGCCTGTGCGAGCGCCTGGCGGCACTGCCGGGGTTGCGCGAACTGTGCATGACCAGCAACGGCTCGCAACTGGTGCGCTACGCCGGGCCGTTGTACGACGCCGGCCTGTCGCGTCTCAACATCAGCCTCGATACCCTCGATCCGCTGCGCTTCCGGGCGATCACCCGCAACGGCGAGCTGGACAAGGTGCTGGCCGGCATCGACGCCGCCCAGGCCGCCGGTTTCCGCCGGATCAAGCTGAACGCGGTGGTGATGAAGGGGCGCAACGCCGATGAGGTGCCGGCGCTGGTGGACTTCGCCATCGCCCGCGGCCTGGATATCAGCTTCATCGAGGAGATGCCACTTGGCCAGGTCGGCCGCGAACGTGGCGAGAGCTTCTGCTCCAGCGACGAAGTACGCGCGCTGATCGCCCAGCGCCACGCCTTGCTCGACAGCGCCGAGCAGAGCGGCGGGCCGGCGCGCTACGTGCGCCTGGTCGAGCATCCGCAGATACGCATCGGCTTCATCTCGCCGCACTCGCACAACTTCTGCGCCACCTGCAACCGCCTGCGCCTGACCGTCGAGGGCCGCCTGCTGCTGTGCCTCGGCCACGAGCATTCGCTCGACCTGCGCGCGCTGCTGCGCCGCCACCCGCTGCACGACGGGCCGTTGCTGGAAGCGATCGGCGAGGCGCTCCAGCGCAAGCCGGCGCGCCATGAATTCAGCGCCGCCGGCGAGGTGCAGGTGCTGCGCTTCATGAACATGAGCGGCGGCTGAGGCGACTCGGGGCGCCTCCAGCGGGCCTTCGCCAGCGGCCAGGGCGAGGCCGCTCTTCTGGTAGGCCAGCAGGGTCTCGTCGCCGGTCTCGCTGCTGTACAGCTCGCCCCCGGAAAACATCACGGCATAACCGTCGCAGGAACTGCGTGCGATCACCTAGCTGCGCCGCGCGTCCGGGTGGCCGGGCATGTCCAGCCCGGCCTAGTCCCGTACGTCGCTCAGGCACCCTTCGGTACTCGCGCTCGGCGCCGACCTGGGCGCGCTAGCTGGCGGAGCGCGGCTTGCGACGGGTAGCGAAGCCTCTCAAGGGCGTTGACGAAACGAAAAAATCCCCGCGGCATGAGCGTGACGCGGGGATCCAGGCGTAAATAGAGCCTTAACCGTGATAGCTGAAATGGAGCAAGGGGTGATGTCTGCGTAGCGGAACACCTCGCGGGGTGGCTGTGTATGGCTCAAGACTAAGTCCCGCGGGCCGGCGGGCCTATTCCTCGAAGGAGGTAAGGAGGGGTAGCGGAGGAGGGACGGCGATTGACGATGTATACTTTTTGGTCCAGATTGGACGAAAAGTATAAAGACGGATCACCGTCTGTTTCCCGCCCGGGCCGCGGGCGCACCTTCGTCACCCCTGGAGTCGTCCATGATCAAGTCGCTGAACACCAAGAACCTGCTGGGAGGCCTGCTGCTCGGCGTGCTCGCCAGCGGATCCGCCGTCGCCGCCGATGGCAACCTGCGAATCGGCATCGAGGCCGCTTACCCGCCGTTTTCCTTCAAGACCGCCGAAGGCGAACTGGCCGGCTTCGACTACGACATCGGCAACGCGCTGTGCGCGCAGATGCAGGTGAAGTGCCAGTGGATCGAGCAGGAGTACGACGGCCTGATTCCCTCGCTGAAAGTTCGCAAGATAGACGCCGCGCTGTCCTCCATCACCATCACCGAGGAGCGCCGGCGCTCGGTGGACTTCACCCACAAGTACTACTTCACGCCGGGCCGCCTGGTGATGAAGGAAGGCGCCCAGCTCGACGACAGCTTCAGCCAGTTGGCCGGCAAGCGCATCGGCGTGCAGCGCGGCGCTACCGCCGACCGCTTCGCCAGTGCGGTGCTGGCCAAGGCCGGTGCCGAAGTGGTGCGCTACACCAGCCAGGACGAGATCTACCTGGACCTGGTGGCCGGCCGCCTCGACGCCACCTTCGCCGACTCCATCCCGCTGCAGACCGGCTTCCTCGATACCCCGCGCGGCAAGGGCTACGCCTTCGTCGGGCCGGAGTTCAAGGACCCGAAATACTTCGGCGAGGGCGCCGGGATCGCGGTGCGCAAGGGGGACGCCGAGCTGGTCGGCAAGCTCAACGCGGCGATCGACGCGATTCGTGCCGACGGGACCTACAAGCGCATCGAGGGCAAGTACTTCAAGAGCGACATCTACGGCGACTGACCGCTCGCCGGCGGCGGCTGCCGTCAGTCGCCGCCTTCCTTCAGCTCCTTGAGGTGCTTGTAGACCGTCGCCCGGCCCATGTTCAGCACGTTGGCCACATAGTTGGCGGCGCTCTTGCCCTTGAACGCGCCCTCGGCGTGCAGGGCCAGGACCAGTTCGCGCTTGTGCTCGCGGGTCAGCAGGTTCAAGCCGAGCTGGCGCTGCCGCAGCCAGCCGTGCAGGAAGGTGTTGATGCGCTCCTGCCAGTCGTCGCGGAACAGCGCGTCCGGTTGCGGGATCAGCTTGCTCGGCGAGAGGAACAGGTCGAGCGCCGCCTTGGCGCTCTCGAACAGGCTGATATTCAGGTTGATGCACAGCACCGCCAGCGGCTGGCCGGCGGCGTCGCGCAGCACGGTGCTGACCGAGCGGATCTTCTGCCCGTCCCAGTTGAGCTTCTCGTAGGGACCGATGTTGCGCTCGTCGCTATCGCCTTCGAGCATGTCTTCCAGCGCCGAGTCGTCGCCGACCTCGCGCTTGGACAGGTTGTTGGCGATGTAGTCGACCCGCTGGCTGCGCAGGTCGTGCAGGACCACTTCGGCGTGGGGGAAGAACAGGGTGGCGATGCCGTCGGCGATCGCCCGGTAGTTCTCCAGGCTGGGGTCTTGGCTCGGGCTCATGCGCAGGAACTCTCGTGGGACGGCGGGCGAGGCGAGTGTGCCGCAAACCCGCCGCCGGGTCATCAGGGGGACAGGCGGCGCGGCGACAGCATCGCCTCGTCCAGGCCGTGCTCGCGCAGGTGCGCCGGCAGCGGCTGGTGGCGGATCAGCGCGGCGCTGGCCTCGCCCATCGCCGCCGAGGTCTGGATACCGTAGCCGCCCTGGGCGGCGACCCAGAAGAAGCCTTCCGCATCGGCGGCGTAGCCGGCCACCAGGTCGCCGTCGGCGACGAACGAGCGCAGCCCTGCCCAGGTGTGTTCCGGGCGGCGAATGGTGAGGGTGGTGGCTTCTTCGATCAGGTACATGCCGGTGGCGATGTCCAGTTGCTCGGGCTGCACGTCGTGGGCCTCGACCGGATCGGCGTTGGCCGGCGAGCCGAGCAACATGCCGGCGTCCGGCTTCAGGTAGAAGGATTCGTCGAGGCTGACCAGCATCGGCCAGTCGTGGCAGTCGATGCCCGGCGGCGGGGCGAAGATGAAGGCCGAGCGGCGCTTGGGCTGCAGGCCCAGTGGGCGGACGCCGGCCAGCCCGGCGATGGCGTCGCACCAGGCGCCTGCGGCGTTGACCAGCACCGCCGCGCGGTAGCTGCCGGCGTCGCAGCGGACTTCCCAGGCGCCGTCGACCCGGCGGATCTCCAGCGCTTCGTGGTTGCACAGGACCTGCCCCTGGTTGCGGCGGATGCCGCGCAGGTAGCCCTGGTGCAGGGCGTCGGTATCGATGTCGGCGCCGGTGGGGTCGTAGGTGGCGCCGAAGACCTTGTCGCGACGCAGCACCGGCACGATCGAGCAGGCCTGTTCCGCGTCCAGCAGGCGCATCTGCGGCACCAGCGCCTTGCCGCTTTCGTATTGACGGCGGAGTTCTTCCGGATCGTCGCTGAAGTCGACCACCATTTCCGGACGCGGGCTGAGCAGCGGATGCTCGCAGAAGCCGGCCGGCGGGTTGTCGAAGAAGGCCCGGCTGGCGGCGGTGAGCGCGCGCACCTGGGGTGTGCCGTAGGCCACCGTGTAGTGCGCGGCGGAGCGGCCGGTGGAGTGGTAGCCGGGCTGCGCCTCGCGCTCCAGCACCACGACCCGGCCGTGGGCCGACAGCCAGTAGCCGGTGGATGCGCCGGCGATGCCGGCACCGATGACGAGGTAATCCGCTTCGATCATGCTGCTCTCCTGCATCACGCGATCAGCCTGCCTGGCGCAGGCGGTAGAGGGCGTTGGCCAGGGCTACGTCTTCCAGGCCCAGGCCGATCGAGCGGAAGAACGCCGGGCGCCGGTATTCCGGACGTGGCGCCTGGCCGCTGAGCAGTTCGGCGAGGTCGCCGCGGATCGCCTCGGGGCTCCAGCCATGCTGTTCGGCGGCGATCAGCATCTCGCCGGCGGAGCCTGGGGTGGTGTGCCGGTAGTCGCAATAGACGTCCATGGCCGCCAGGCTTTCCGCCGGTACCTCATGGGCGCGGGGCGCGTTGGTGCTGATCGAGGTGACCAGCGCCGGGCGCTCGAGTTGGCGCGGGTCGATCACTGCTCGGGCCGAGGAGGTGCAGAGCAGGATCACATCGGCTTCGTCCAGCGCTTCCTCCAGGCTGCCGGCGGCTTCGGCGCGCGGGTCGATGGCGCGCAGGCTTTGCAGGCGGCGCTCGTCCAGGCACGGCGAATGGACTCGCACGCCCTGCCAGTCACGCAGGCCCTTCACGTATTGCAGGTGGGCATGGGCTACCGGTCCGCTGCCGATCAGCGCCAGGCGGCCGGCTTCGGCCGGAGCCAGGGCATCCACCGCCACGGCGGTGGTGGCGGCGGTGCGCGCGGTGGTCAGCCGGGCGGCATCGCAGAGCAGCAAGGGCTGGCCGGTCTGCATCGACATCAGCAGGGTCCAGGCGGTGACCAACGGGCCCTGTTCGCGAACGATGTAGGGTGAAGTCTTGACTCCGTAGACCTGTTCCTGGGCGAGCACGCCGAGGTAGTTGATGAAGTCGCCGCGACCGGCGGGGAACTCCACCAGTTGCTGGGCCGGCTGGAGCGCCTGGCCGGCGGCCAGGTCGAGGAACAGCTGGCGCATGGCCTGGAGGACGTCGATACGGGCGAGCAGTTGCTCGGCTTCGGCCTGCTGGACGATCAGGGGAGTGGCGGCGCTCATGCGATCTCCGGAATGGATGTAAACAATTTGTCCATTCTGGACTTTAAGGTATTGCCGGGCAAGCGCCGACCCGCCTCGATGACCGACGGCGGCACCTGCGTGTCGCAGAAACGAAAAAGGCGAAGCCGGATGGCTTCGCCTTTTTTCTCCACGCCTGCGTTCAGTGCTTACGCGGTACCGGCTTGAGCAGTTCGGCCGGCGGCATCTCGCAGGTGATCTTGCGGCCCAGCAGTTCTTCGATCGGCGGCAGGGCGAAGGCATCGTCCTCGCCGGCGAAGCTGATCGAGGTGCCCGAGGCGCCGGCGCGGCCGGTACGACCGATACGGTGCACGTAGTCGTCCGGGTCCTCCGGCAGGGTGAAGTTGATCACATGGCTGATGCCGTCGATGTGGATGCCGCGGCCGGCCACGTCGGTTGCCACCAGGACGCGGATCTTGCCTTCGCGGAAGCCTTCCAGGGTGCGGATGCGCTTGTGCTGCGGCACGTCGCCGGACATCTGGGCGGCGCTGATGCCGTCCTTGGTCAGGCGTTCCTCGATGCGGCGGACTTCGTCCTTGCGGTTGGCGAAGACCATCACCCGTTCCCAGTTGTTCTGTGCCACCAGGTTGTACAGCAGCTTGTACTTGTCGCTGCCGGCCACGGCGTAGACATGCTGCTCGACGGTGTCGCTGGCGACGTTCTCCGGCTCGATCTCGACGATCGCCGGATCGACGGTCCACTGCTTGGCGAGGTTCATCACGTCGTCGGTGAAGGTCGCCGAGAACAGCAGGGTCTGGCGTTCGCCCTTGTGCGGGGTCTGCCGGATGATCTGCCGGACCTGCGGGATGAAGCCCATGTCGAGCATGCGGTCGGCTTCGTCGAGGACCATCACCTCGACCATGTCCAGGTGCACCTCGCCGCGCTGGTTGAAGTCCAGCAGACGGCCTGGGGTGGCTACCAGGATGTCGCAGAAGCGCGCTTCCAGCTGCTTGAGTTGCTTGTCGAAGTCCATGCCGCCGACGAAGGTCATCACGTTCAGCCCGGTGTACTTGGTCAGCGCCGCGGCGTCCTTGGCGATCTGTACCACCAGTTCGCGGGTCGGGGCGATGATCAGCGCGCGCGGCTCGCCCATGTAGCGCTCTTTCGGCGGCGGGGTCTGCAGCAACTGGGTGATGATCGAGATGAGGAACGCGGCGGTCTTGCCGGTGCCGGTCTGGGCGCGGCCGATAGCGTCCTGGCCGCGCAGGGTGAAGCCCAGTACCTGCGCCTGGATCGGGGTGCAGTAGGGGAAGCCGAGGTCATGGATGGCGTGCATCAGGCTCGGGGCGAGGTTGAAGTCGTGGAAGCGGGTCTTGCCTTCCTGCGGTTCGACCACGAAGTCTTCCAGCTTCCAGTTGTCCACCGGCTTCGGCTTGCGTTCGCGGCGCGGCTTGTCGCTGCGCGGCTTGGCGTCCCGGCCTTCTTTGCCGGCGGGTTTGGCGGGCTTTTCGCCTTTCTCGGCCTTTTCAGCGGCGCGCGGGGCGCCGGACTCGTTGTCGGCGCGCGGGGGGCGCGGTTTGCGTGGGCGTTTCTCGGTCGGCTTTTCGCCGGTGGGGGCGGTACCTTTCGCGGTAGCGCCGGCAGGGCCTTGCGGGACCGGGGAGGAACCGCTCTGCGGCTGGGTTCCGTCGGCCTTGCCGAAGATTTTCTTGAGTGCTTTGAGCACGGCGATCTCGTAGTGGTTAAGGAATGAACGGGCGCCAGTGTAAAGCATGTTGCCAGCGGGGAGAAATCCATGCTTGGCCGGCGCCCTCCAGCCCTGGCCGGACGGGGCCTGGAGGGGGCTGCGCGAAGCGCCCGGGGCAGCCTTCGGGAGGACTCGTGCGCGCGACCGGCGGCGCGCTACAAAAAGACAACGGTAGGGCGACGACGGGGGTGGCATCTTCGGGACGGTGCCGGAGCGATCCGGCGAGTGTCCACCCACTCACCAACGGAAGAACAAGAAAACCATGAATCCGTCCCCATCGATCGTCGGGCTGAGCGATATCGAAGCCCTGGAACGCGTGCCGCTGGAACAGCGCGACCTGCCGTCCAGCACCTACGAACTGTTGCAACGCTCGGCCCAGCGCCACGGCCAGCGTATCGCCCTGAGCTGCCTGCTGCATGGCAGCGCCGCCGAAGAACCGTTGCGGATCAGCTATGCCGAGCTGTTCGCCCGCGTCACCCAGACCGCGAACGCCTTGCACCGGCTGGGCCTGGAAAGCCACCAGGCGGTGTCCTTCCTGCTGCCCAACCTGCCGCAGACCCACTACGTGATCTGGGGCGGCGAGGCAGCCGGGATCGTCAATGCGATCAACCCGCTGCTGGAGCCGGAGCACATCGCCGAGCTGATCCGCGCCTCCAACACCCGGGTGCTGGTGACCCTGGCGCCGTTCCCCGGCACCGACCTGTGGCAGAAGGTCGCCGGCCTGCGCGCGCAGTTGCCGGAGCTGTACGCGATCGTCGTGGTCGATCCGGCCAACCTGTTACCGGCGCCGCAGCGCGAGGCGCTCAAGGCCCAGCGCGGGCCGCTGCCGGAGGGCGTGCTGGACTTCGATACGCTGATCGCCGACTGCCCGGCAGACCGCCTGGAGAGCGGACGGGCGATCCATCCGGACGACGTCGCTTCCTATTTCCACACCGGCGGCACCACCGGCACGCCGAAGCTGGCGCCGCACAGCCACTTCAACGAGGTGGCGATGGCCGAGATCATGGGCCTGAACGCCGACTACGGGGTGGACGACGTGCTGCTCTGCGGCCTGCCGCTGTTCCACGTCAACGGCGTGATGGTTACCGGCCTGGCGCCCTTCCATCGCGGCGCCCAGGTGCTCCTGGCCGGGCCCCAGGGCTACCGCAATCCGACCCTGATCCAGGACTTCTGGAAGCTGGTGGAACGCTACCGGGTCACCAGCTTCAGTGGCGTGCCGACCATCTACGCGGCGTTGCTGCAGGTCCCCAGCGATGGCCGCGACCTGTCCAGCCTGCGTTTCGCCCTGTGCGGCGCGGCGCCGATGCCGGTGGAGCTGATCCGCCAGTTCGAGGCGCGTACCGGGCTCAAGGTGATCGAGGGCTACGGCCTCACCGAAGGTACCTGCGGCACCAGTTGCAACCCGCGTGGCGGCGAGCGCCGGCCGGGTTCGATCGGCCTGCGCCTGCCGTACTGCCAGGTGAAGGTCGCGGTGCTCGACGGCGAGGGCAATTACCTGCGCGATGCCGCGCCGAACGAGGTGGGCAACCTCTGCCTGAAGGGCTCGACGGTGTTCAAGGGCTACCTGCAACAGGACCGGAACCGCGATATCTGGATCGGCGATGGCTGGTTCAATACCGGCGACCTCGGTCGTATCGACGAGGACGGCTACATCTGGCTCACCGGGCGCAGCAAGGACCTGATCATTCGCGGTGGCCACAACATCGACCCACAGATGATCGAAGAAGCGCTGCACCGGCATCCGGCCGTGGCCCTGGCGGCGGCGGTGGGCAAGCCGGACGCCAAG containing:
- a CDS encoding acyl-CoA synthetase encodes the protein MNPSPSIVGLSDIEALERVPLEQRDLPSSTYELLQRSAQRHGQRIALSCLLHGSAAEEPLRISYAELFARVTQTANALHRLGLESHQAVSFLLPNLPQTHYVIWGGEAAGIVNAINPLLEPEHIAELIRASNTRVLVTLAPFPGTDLWQKVAGLRAQLPELYAIVVVDPANLLPAPQREALKAQRGPLPEGVLDFDTLIADCPADRLESGRAIHPDDVASYFHTGGTTGTPKLAPHSHFNEVAMAEIMGLNADYGVDDVLLCGLPLFHVNGVMVTGLAPFHRGAQVLLAGPQGYRNPTLIQDFWKLVERYRVTSFSGVPTIYAALLQVPSDGRDLSSLRFALCGAAPMPVELIRQFEARTGLKVIEGYGLTEGTCGTSCNPRGGERRPGSIGLRLPYCQVKVAVLDGEGNYLRDAAPNEVGNLCLKGSTVFKGYLQQDRNRDIWIGDGWFNTGDLGRIDEDGYIWLTGRSKDLIIRGGHNIDPQMIEEALHRHPAVALAAAVGKPDAKAGELPVAYIQLKPGASASEEELLEHASRHVPERAAVPKDIWLIESMPVTAVGKTFKPALRLDAIRRVLEEESRRIAEDIRVEVVADERHGQLAHLHVPALDERRQAALEELLGGYALNYRLHAV
- the dauB gene encoding NAD(P)H-dependent anabolic L-arginine dehydrogenase DauB; translation: MSAATPLIVQQAEAEQLLARIDVLQAMRQLFLDLAAGQALQPAQQLVEFPAGRGDFINYLGVLAQEQVYGVKTSPYIVREQGPLVTAWTLLMSMQTGQPLLLCDAARLTTARTAATTAVAVDALAPAEAGRLALIGSGPVAHAHLQYVKGLRDWQGVRVHSPCLDERRLQSLRAIDPRAEAAGSLEEALDEADVILLCTSSARAVIDPRQLERPALVTSISTNAPRAHEVPAESLAAMDVYCDYRHTTPGSAGEMLIAAEQHGWSPEAIRGDLAELLSGQAPRPEYRRPAFFRSIGLGLEDVALANALYRLRQAG
- the rhlB gene encoding ATP-dependent RNA helicase RhlB; translated protein: MLKALKKIFGKADGTQPQSGSSPVPQGPAGATAKGTAPTGEKPTEKRPRKPRPPRADNESGAPRAAEKAEKGEKPAKPAGKEGRDAKPRSDKPRRERKPKPVDNWKLEDFVVEPQEGKTRFHDFNLAPSLMHAIHDLGFPYCTPIQAQVLGFTLRGQDAIGRAQTGTGKTAAFLISIITQLLQTPPPKERYMGEPRALIIAPTRELVVQIAKDAAALTKYTGLNVMTFVGGMDFDKQLKQLEARFCDILVATPGRLLDFNQRGEVHLDMVEVMVLDEADRMLDMGFIPQVRQIIRQTPHKGERQTLLFSATFTDDVMNLAKQWTVDPAIVEIEPENVASDTVEQHVYAVAGSDKYKLLYNLVAQNNWERVMVFANRKDEVRRIEERLTKDGISAAQMSGDVPQHKRIRTLEGFREGKIRVLVATDVAGRGIHIDGISHVINFTLPEDPDDYVHRIGRTGRAGASGTSISFAGEDDAFALPPIEELLGRKITCEMPPAELLKPVPRKH
- the dauA gene encoding FAD-dependent catabolic D-arginine dehydrogenase DauA, which codes for MIEADYLVIGAGIAGASTGYWLSAHGRVVVLEREAQPGYHSTGRSAAHYTVAYGTPQVRALTAASRAFFDNPPAGFCEHPLLSPRPEMVVDFSDDPEELRRQYESGKALVPQMRLLDAEQACSIVPVLRRDKVFGATYDPTGADIDTDALHQGYLRGIRRNQGQVLCNHEALEIRRVDGAWEVRCDAGSYRAAVLVNAAGAWCDAIAGLAGVRPLGLQPKRRSAFIFAPPPGIDCHDWPMLVSLDESFYLKPDAGMLLGSPANADPVEAHDVQPEQLDIATGMYLIEEATTLTIRRPEHTWAGLRSFVADGDLVAGYAADAEGFFWVAAQGGYGIQTSAAMGEASAALIRHQPLPAHLREHGLDEAMLSPRRLSP